In one window of Enoplosus armatus isolate fEnoArm2 chromosome 7, fEnoArm2.hap1, whole genome shotgun sequence DNA:
- the plpp2b gene encoding phospholipid phosphatase 2b, with protein sequence MNEKKMKELRKRKLYVVVDVLCVLVAALPFIIMTIVFKPYQRGVYCDDESIMYPVKPDTITHGMLAAVTISCTVIIISSGEAYLVYSKRIYSNSDFNQYVAALYKVVGTFLFGAAVSQSLTDLAKFTIGRPRPNFMAVCAPKVCTGYMQVINCTGKLQDVTESRLSFYSGHSSFGMYCMLFLALYVQARLVAKWARLLRPTIQFFLVAFAVYVGYTRVSDYKHHWSDVLVGLLQGALVAVLNVHFVSDFFKKRPPRCTRPDTADSEEPERKPSLQIADSDHSNHYNYHHNPGPV encoded by the exons ATGAACgaaaagaagatgaaggagctgaggaagaggaagctgtACGTGGTGGTGGACGTGCTGTGCGTTTTAGTTG CAGCACTGCCCTTCATCATTATGACCATCGTGTTCAAGCCGTATCAAAGAGGGGTTTACTGTGACGACGAGAGCATCATGTACCCCGTAAAACCAGACACCATCACCCATGGCATGCTGGCGGCTGTCACCATCTCCTGCACTGTCATCATT ATTTCCTCTGGAGAAGCTTATCTGGTCTACAGCAAGAGGATTTACTCTAATTCTGACTTCAACCAGTATGTTGCTGCACTCTACAAGGTAGTGGGCACCTTCTTGTTTGGAGCAGCTGTCAGCCAGTCGCTGACTGACCTTGCCAAGTTCACCATCGGCCGCCCAAGACCTAACTTCATGGCCGTATGTGCCCCCAAGGTCTGCACGGGATACATGCAGGTGATCAACTGTACTGGCAAGCTTCAGGACGTCACAGAGTCCAG ATTGTCCTTCTACTCTGGTCACTCCTCTTTTGGAATGTACTGCATGCTCTTCCTAGCG CTTTACGTGCAAGCGAGACTGGTGGCTAAGTGGGCCAGACTTCTCCGGCCCACCATCCAGTTCTTCCTGGTGGCCTTTGCGGTGTATGTGGGTTACACCCGGGTCTCTGATTACAAGCACCACTGGAGCGACGTGCTGGTGGGGCTGCTGCAGGGAGCCCTTGTTGCTGTGCTCAAT gtgcACTTTGTGTCAGACTTCTTTAAGAAGCGTCCTCCACGTTGCACTAGGCCAGACACGGCTGATAGCGAAGAACCAGAGAGGAAACCCAGCCTGCAGATTGCAGACTCCGATCACAGCAACCATTACAACTATCACCACAATCCAGGCCCTGTGTGA